The DNA region CGACCACGCCATAGACCACCTGCGCCCCGATCGACTCGAGCTGCTCGGCCCAGTTGATGTTGGCCTCCTCGTCGAAGCGCGCCTTCAGCTCCACGACGGCCATCACCTCCTTGCCGCGCCGCACCGCTTCGCGCAGAAGGTCCATCAGGGCCGACTCGTTGCCGGTGCGGTAGATGGTCTGCTTGATGGCCAGCACGTCCGGGTCGTCGACGGCCTCGCGCAGGAACGCCAGCACGCCGTCGAAGCTCTCGAACGGCTGGTGGATGAGGACGTCGCCACGGCGCAGCTGGTCGACGATGGGCTCGTTCACGTTCAACCCGGCCGGGAACGACGCCGTGTAGCGCGGGAACTTCAGCTGCGGCGCGTCCACCAGGTCGATCAGCTGCTGCAGGCGCACCAGGTTCACGGGACCGGACACACGGTACAGCGCCACCGGCGGCAGCGCGAACTGCTGCAGCAGGAAATGGGCGAGGAACTCCGAGCAGCCCGACGACACTTCCACCCGCACAGCCTGGCCGTAGTGCCGGTGCTGGAGGCCCACCCGCAACGCGGTGCGCAGGTTGCGCACGTCGTCCTCGTCCACCGCGAGGTCGGAATGCCGCGTCACCCGGAACTGCGAGAACTGCCCCACCTCGCGGCCCGGGAACAGGTCCTGCAGGTGGGCCCGGATCACGCTCGACAGCGAGACGAACAGGGTCTTGCCGCCCGACACCTTGGCCGGCATGCGGATCAGCCGGGGCAGGACGCGGGGAACCTTGACGATGGCGATCTCGTTCTCGCGGCCGAACGCGTCCTTGCCGCCCAGCCGGACGATGAAATTGAGCGACTTGTTGGCGATCTGGGGAAACGGGTGCGCGGGATCCAGGCCTACCGGCACCAGCAACGGCCGCACCTGGCGCTCGAAGTAGTCGTCGACCCAGCGCTTCTGGGGTGCTGTGCGCTCGCCGTGCGACACCAGCTCGATGCCCTGGCGGGCGAACGCCGGCATCAGCTCATCGTTGAAGAGCGCGTACTGCCGCTCCACCAACCGGTGGGCCGCGACCGACAGCGCCTCGAAGCTCGCTACCGTGTAGAGCCCTTTTCTCTCGCCGGCGAGCGCCGCCGTCAGGTGCGGCGCGGCACGCACTTCGAAGAACTCATCGAGGTTGGACGACACGATGCACAGGTAACGCAGCCGCTCGAGCAGCGGCACGTCGTCGCGATGGGCCCAGTCCAGCACGCGCTCGTTGAAGGCAAGAATGCAGTGGTCGCGATCGAGCC from Ramlibacter pinisoli includes:
- the ppk1 gene encoding polyphosphate kinase 1, whose protein sequence is MTSPQTSADISSLPWLDRDHCILAFNERVLDWAHRDDVPLLERLRYLCIVSSNLDEFFEVRAAPHLTAALAGERKGLYTVASFEALSVAAHRLVERQYALFNDELMPAFARQGIELVSHGERTAPQKRWVDDYFERQVRPLLVPVGLDPAHPFPQIANKSLNFIVRLGGKDAFGRENEIAIVKVPRVLPRLIRMPAKVSGGKTLFVSLSSVIRAHLQDLFPGREVGQFSQFRVTRHSDLAVDEDDVRNLRTALRVGLQHRHYGQAVRVEVSSGCSEFLAHFLLQQFALPPVALYRVSGPVNLVRLQQLIDLVDAPQLKFPRYTASFPAGLNVNEPIVDQLRRGDVLIHQPFESFDGVLAFLREAVDDPDVLAIKQTIYRTGNESALMDLLREAVRRGKEVMAVVELKARFDEEANINWAEQLESIGAQVVYGVVGLKTHAKMLLVTRREGRALVRYAHLSTGNYNPSTARLYTDLSYLTADPKLTADVEAIFVHLASQTRLPRLNCVLMAPFHLHRRLIEKIDVLGEAAARGLPARIVLKMNALTDEQLMHALVRAGRHGAHIDLIIRGACMLPPGLPGWTDNIRVRSVVGRFLEHSRVFYLRAGSEEELFLSSADWMNRNMLRRIELAWPVTDPVLRQRIVDECLVAYLHDDRDAWELQSDGRYEPVRSRRGSKGHGAQQALMARHGVRAIPQEPAWT